A stretch of Podospora bellae-mahoneyi strain CBS 112042 chromosome 5, whole genome shotgun sequence DNA encodes these proteins:
- a CDS encoding hypothetical protein (EggNog:ENOG503PFH4), whose amino-acid sequence MSMLKKVAFEWYDTEGGICLAGLRNLLQAAPSIESRIISPFSQEDDDKLEFTLNQLTYLELRHSMVGAGALDSIYKLCPNLEIFKYETGDACIGYEQFAPQDLQRVTLNHARKLRMLMMKEGPGRWEELYDDHLHPGVYERCLGGIECCTEGSRD is encoded by the coding sequence ATGTCGATGTTGAAAAAGGTTGCGTTCGAGTGGTACGATACAGAAGGCGGAATCTGTCTTGCTGGTCTCCGAAACCTTCTTCAGGCCGCTCCCAGCATTGAGAGCAGGATAATCTCACCATTCAGtcaggaggatgacgataaACTTGAGTTTACGCTGAACCAACTCACCTATTTGGAACTGAGGCACTCCATGGTGGGGGCTGGAGCCTTGGATTCCATCTACAAGTTGTGCCCAAACCTCGAGATATTCAAGTATGAGACCGGGGACGCCTGCATTGGCTATGAGCAGTTTGCACCCCAGGACCTTCAGCGGGTGACTCTGAACCATGCTCGGAAGCTTaggatgctgatgatgaaggagggCCCTGGCAGATGGGAAGAATTGTATGACGACCACCTGCATCCGGGCGTGTACGAAAGATGCCTTGGTGGAATTGAATGCTGCACTGAAGGCTCGAGGGATTGA
- a CDS encoding hypothetical protein (EggNog:ENOG503PFH4) yields MAGFLDLPLELVTMIVEQLCKDSNFGNRCTHALASVCLTCRLLNNFGTKHLYHDLECIQTFWSLLIRTLIKRPDLAQHVRSARVQVQLPVDCPPDVKTYFQERIENAHPDRETEYMFKKRPYQFAAAMLASLCPNL; encoded by the coding sequence ATGGCCGGCTTCCTGGATCTCCCTCTCGAGCTTGTTACAATGATCGTTGAGCAGCTTTGCAAGGACAGCAACTTCGGCAACCGGTGCACCCATGCCCTCGCTTCTGTTTGCCTGACATGCAGACTTCTCAACAACTTTGGCACAAAACACCTATACCACGATCTCGAGTGTATCCAGACTTTTTGGTCACTGCTCATCCGGACACTCATCAAACGCCCTGATCTTGCACAACATGTTCGCTCCGCCAGGGTACAAGTCCAGTTACCTGTGGACTGCCCGCCCGACGTCAAAACCTACTTTCAAGAGCGAATTGAAAACGCCCATCCAGACCGGGAAACAGAGTATATGTTTAAAAAGAGGCCATATCAGTTCGCAGCTGCCATGCTCGCAAGTCTTTGCCCCAATCTGTAA
- a CDS encoding hypothetical protein (EggNog:ENOG503P8J6; COG:S): MRRYLPFTSWDKLPSCGVLGLVLLTFVAGKIGGRGGYISIPGSLSDDGLWWSRQLCLVLGVMTMARLWFVGAAALGVSLASAQAVISAQGCTSRSFTIPSWFVEDLTATEGGASFSLLNRATNQTAEYTCQGGNCSAEEEIEDLVASVQISGTRASVSVNQTWSCSDRTPETKFTAAGTASVPLTDGKADSSPLLVKGSLLQPVALTPKYNEGPTGHDTPGCLAKSENPSWVLSHVIWADQDGDEITSVKEQRLTFILTNLANGYEASCMSQGPVATNIFCAGTEFQSFTIGRYSISTAVQFDPATYSVTVSQTWFCDDHNPAKPLQISATGTLPLPLSCTTEPIPSSPTHLKKFCTVPTTDSTVSLTGTLGTVVTLQPYSIEDPVPATQDSCTLSSIYSPKWQFSYFSTYNGSISFEIILQTNRGFRYPNPVYQGKSAGDGWWECEMGYDGGAQVPEGPLWPYKCQFRWDEGRKELSLRAEWECLELDAENPVRFSGVSTATVNSNIVCEKVEHREYTDEPLGEGEELTIPEPVGVVDYCYTENPSYAWVGDIKDVTWTSGKSL, encoded by the exons ATGcgtaggtacctaccttttACCTCGTGGGATAAATTGCCGTCGTGcggggttttggggttggttcTCCTCACGTTCGTGGCGGGGAAGATAGGGGGTCGGGGAGGGTATATATCCATCCCGGGTTCTTTGTCTGATGATGGATTGTGGTGGTCTCGTCAATTGTGTCTTGTTCTTGGAGTGATGACGATGGCTCGTCTTTGGTTTGTTGGTGCAGCGGCTCTTGGGGTCTCGCTGGCTTCGGCGCAAGCGGTGATTTCTGCTCAGGGGTGCACGTCGAGATCGTTTACTATTCCGAGTTGGTTTGTCGAGGACCTTACTGCTACTGAAGGGGGGGCGTCGTTTTCGCTTTTGAACAGGGCGACGAACCAGACAGCTGAGTACACTTGCCAGGGGGGCAATTGCTCGGCGGAGGAAGAGATCGAGGACCTGGTTGCGTCGGTCCAGATCTCCGGGACGAGAGCGAGTGTTTCGGTCAACCAGACATGGTCTTGCAGTGACCGCACCCCCGA AACAAAGTTCACCGCCGCCGGAACAGCCTCCGTCCCCCTCACCGACGGCAAAGCAGAcagctcccccctcctcgtcaaggggtccctcctccaacctgtcgccctcacccccaaatACAACGAAGGCCCCACCGGCCACGACACCCCCGGGTGCCTCGCCAAGTCCGAAAACCCCAGCTGGGTCCTCTCACACGTCATCTGGGCCGACCAAGACGGCGACGAGATCACCTCGGTCAAAGAGCAGCGTCTAAccttcatcctcaccaacctcgccaatGGCTACGAGGCAAGCTGCATGTCCCAGGGCCCCGTAGCAACCAACATTTTCTGCGCCGGCACCGAGTTCCAATCCTTTACCATCGGCCGCTACAGCATCTCCACCGCAGTCCAGTTCGATCCAGCAACCTACAGCGTGACTGTAAGCCAGACTTGGTTCTGCGACGATCACAATCCAGCTAAGCC CCTCCAAATCTCCGCCACCggaaccctccccctccctctctcatGCACCACCGagcccatcccctcctcgcccacccACCTCAAGAAATTCTGCACAGTCCCTACGACCGACTCGACCGTTTCCCTCACAGGCACCCTCGGCACGGTCGTCACCCTCCAGCCGTACTCCATCGAGGACCCCGTCCCTGCCACCCAAGACTCTTGCACCCTCTCCTCGATCTACAGTCCCAAATGGCAGTTTTCGTATTTCAGTACCTACAACGGCTCGATATCGTTTGAGATTATCCTCCAGACAAACAGGGGGTTTAGATACCCTAATCCCGTTTACCAGGGCAAGTCTgccggggatgggtggtgggagtgcGAGATGGGgtatgatggtggtgctcaGGTGCCCGAGGGGCCGTTGTGGCCATACAAATGCCAGTTTAGGTGggatgaggggaggaaggagttgAGTTTGAGGGCTGAGTGGGAGTGTTTGGAGTTGGATGCCGAGAATCC GGTCCGCTTCTCGGGAGTGTCGACCGCCAccgtcaacagcaacattgTTTGCGAAAAGGTCGAGCATAGGGAGTACACCGACGAACCGCTcggggaaggcgaggagcTGACGATTCCTGAGCCGGTGGGCGTGGTCGACTATTGCTACACTGAGAATCCGAGTTATGCCTGGGTTGGGGACATTAAGGATGTCACTTGGACTTCGGGGAAGAGTTTgtga